One part of the Mariniflexile litorale genome encodes these proteins:
- a CDS encoding ABC-F family ATP-binding cassette domain-containing protein, whose amino-acid sequence MISVDNLAVEFGGTALFSDVSFTINENDKIALMGKNGAGKSTMMKIVAGEQKASRGHVRYPKDAVIAYLPQHLLTEDDCTVFEEASKAFKHVFEMRDEMEHLNKELETRTDYESDDYMKIIEKVSDLGEKYYALEDVNYDAEVEKALSGLGFKRDDFTRLTSEFSGGYRMRIELAKILLQKPDLILLDEPTNHIDIESVIWLEDFLLNKAKAVMVISHDKAFIDNITNRTIEVTMGRIYDYKANYSHYLQLREDRRAHQVKAYQEQQKYIADNMAFIERFKGTYSKTNQVTSRERMLEKLEIIEIDEVDTSALKLRFPPAPRSGDYPVTVKDLSKSYDGHVVFKNANMSISRGEKVSFVGRNGEGKSTMIKSILGEIDFEGACALGYNVKVGYFAQNQASLLDENLTIFQTVDEVAEGDVRTQIKSILGGFMFKGDDIDKRVSVLSGGEKTRLAMVKLLLEPVNLLILDEPTNHLDLKSKDVLKEALKNFDGTLILVSHDRDFLQGLSQKVFEFKDQRVIEHFETIDDFLVRNRIENLKQINLKK is encoded by the coding sequence ATGATTTCAGTTGATAATTTAGCGGTAGAATTTGGCGGAACTGCCTTATTTAGTGATGTGTCTTTCACCATAAATGAAAATGATAAAATTGCCCTTATGGGGAAAAATGGTGCAGGAAAATCAACTATGATGAAGATTGTTGCTGGCGAACAAAAAGCCAGTCGCGGGCATGTGCGTTACCCAAAAGATGCGGTAATTGCTTATTTGCCTCAGCATTTATTAACTGAAGACGATTGTACGGTTTTTGAAGAAGCCTCTAAGGCTTTTAAGCATGTTTTTGAAATGCGTGACGAGATGGAGCATCTTAATAAAGAGTTGGAAACTAGAACGGATTATGAATCGGATGATTATATGAAAATCATTGAAAAGGTATCCGATTTGGGTGAAAAATATTATGCATTAGAAGATGTAAATTATGATGCAGAGGTTGAAAAAGCCTTATCTGGTTTAGGTTTTAAACGCGACGATTTTACCAGATTAACCAGTGAATTTAGTGGTGGTTACCGAATGCGTATTGAGTTGGCTAAAATTTTATTACAAAAACCCGACTTAATTTTATTGGATGAGCCTACCAACCATATCGATATCGAATCGGTCATTTGGTTGGAAGATTTTTTATTGAACAAAGCCAAAGCGGTTATGGTGATATCTCACGATAAAGCGTTTATTGATAATATTACAAATCGAACCATAGAAGTAACCATGGGTCGTATTTACGATTATAAAGCCAACTATTCGCACTATTTACAATTGCGTGAAGACAGGCGTGCTCACCAAGTGAAAGCTTACCAAGAGCAACAAAAATATATTGCTGATAATATGGCGTTTATTGAACGTTTTAAAGGTACTTATTCTAAAACCAATCAAGTAACCTCTCGTGAGCGTATGCTTGAAAAATTAGAAATTATTGAAATTGATGAGGTTGATACTTCCGCTTTAAAACTACGCTTTCCACCAGCACCACGTTCGGGCGATTATCCTGTAACGGTGAAAGATTTATCTAAATCTTATGATGGTCATGTGGTGTTTAAAAATGCAAATATGTCTATTTCTCGTGGAGAAAAAGTATCGTTTGTAGGTAGAAATGGTGAAGGAAAATCGACGATGATTAAATCTATTTTAGGTGAAATTGATTTTGAAGGCGCGTGTGCTTTAGGGTATAATGTTAAGGTTGGGTATTTTGCTCAAAATCAAGCTTCGTTGTTAGATGAGAATTTAACTATTTTCCAAACAGTTGATGAAGTTGCTGAAGGCGATGTGCGTACTCAAATAAAAAGTATTTTAGGTGGTTTTATGTTTAAGGGTGACGATATCGATAAAAGAGTAAGTGTGCTTTCTGGAGGTGAAAAAACCCGATTGGCTATGGTGAAATTACTTTTAGAGCCAGTGAATTTGTTGATTCTAGACGAACCTACCAATCATTTAGATTTAAAATCGAAAGATGTACTAAAGGAAGCTTTAAAGAATTTTGATGGTACTTTAATTTTAGTTTCACACGACCGTGATTTTTTACAAGGTCTTTCTCAAAAAGTATTCGAATTTAAAGACCAACGGGTTATTGAACACTTTGAAACCATTGATGATTTCTTAGTTAGAAACCGTATTGAAAACTTAAAACAGATTAATTTAAAGAAGTAA
- the egtB gene encoding ergothioneine biosynthesis protein EgtB, with translation MTILEHYLDTRHYTEQLCKHLQPEDYTPQSAVFSSPPKWHIAHTTWFFEEMILKEFLPNYKVFDDSYGYLFNSYYNSLGERLKRENRGLITRPNHQTIFEYRAHVDAHMSELLKQETSENLWKLTILGINHEQQHQELILTDLKYTFSHNPTYPKFWNRNLIDNTSPDAGWLSVEEGIFQIGYKGDGFCFDNELGRHRVFLESFEISKSLVTNAEYIDFMNDDGYNNPDYWLDEGWDWIQNQKIKTPLYWKQKESLWHHYTLSGLQPVDPDHSITHISYYEAFAFAQWAGCRLPTEFEWEVASKQLVWGERWEWTNSAYLPYPQFKIAEGAIGEYNGKFMSNQMVLRGASTATSKNHSRNTYRNFFQPNTRWQFSGIRLAK, from the coding sequence ATGACGATTCTTGAGCACTATTTAGATACACGCCACTATACCGAGCAACTCTGTAAACATTTACAGCCAGAAGATTATACCCCTCAATCGGCAGTATTTTCGAGTCCTCCAAAATGGCACATAGCGCATACAACTTGGTTTTTTGAAGAAATGATTTTAAAAGAATTTCTTCCCAACTATAAAGTGTTCGATGATTCTTATGGTTATTTATTCAATAGTTATTACAACAGTTTGGGCGAACGCCTGAAACGTGAAAACAGGGGCTTAATAACCCGCCCCAATCATCAAACTATTTTTGAATACCGAGCCCACGTTGATGCTCATATGTCTGAATTACTTAAACAAGAAACGTCTGAGAATCTATGGAAGCTAACTATTTTAGGAATCAATCATGAACAGCAACATCAAGAATTGATTTTGACTGATTTAAAATATACCTTTTCCCATAATCCTACCTATCCTAAATTTTGGAACAGAAATTTAATTGATAATACCTCTCCGGATGCTGGCTGGCTATCAGTAGAAGAAGGTATTTTTCAAATAGGTTATAAAGGAGATGGTTTTTGTTTTGACAATGAACTGGGAAGGCATCGCGTATTTTTAGAATCCTTTGAAATTTCAAAAAGCCTGGTTACCAATGCCGAATATATTGACTTTATGAATGATGACGGTTATAACAACCCAGACTATTGGCTAGATGAAGGTTGGGATTGGATCCAAAACCAAAAAATTAAAACACCCCTTTATTGGAAACAAAAAGAAAGTTTATGGCATCATTATACGCTTTCAGGTCTTCAACCTGTTGATCCAGACCATTCCATAACCCACATATCTTATTACGAAGCATTTGCATTTGCGCAATGGGCTGGCTGCAGACTTCCCACAGAATTTGAATGGGAAGTTGCCTCTAAACAATTGGTATGGGGAGAGCGTTGGGAATGGACAAATTCAGCTTATTTGCCCTATCCCCAATTTAAAATAGCAGAAGGTGCCATAGGAGAATATAATGGGAAATTTATGAGCAACCAAATGGTATTGCGTGGTGCATCAACCGCTACTTCAAAAAACCACAGCAGAAATACCTATCGCAATTTTTTTCAACCGAATACACGCTGGCAATTTTCTGGCATTCGATTAGCTAAATAA
- a CDS encoding KTSC domain-containing protein: MKRINEYKKMFSVENDMTLKQLKTTYRNLVKEWHPDKFQAGDEKAIEAELMSRKIIDGYHFLVSIAPETKAANLDEYNETINYAIIDWQHKGLLLEVTFLDGNTYEFFGVNKALYIKLCQSDKMTRFAKRNIFNSFTYRKIKKSEVEA; this comes from the coding sequence ATGAAACGTATTAACGAATATAAAAAAATGTTTAGTGTTGAAAATGACATGACACTTAAACAATTAAAAACCACTTATAGAAATTTAGTAAAAGAGTGGCATCCTGATAAGTTTCAAGCTGGTGATGAAAAAGCTATTGAAGCTGAATTAATGAGTAGAAAAATTATTGATGGCTACCATTTTTTAGTAAGCATTGCACCAGAAACTAAAGCTGCTAATTTAGATGAGTACAATGAAACTATCAATTATGCTATCATTGATTGGCAACATAAAGGGTTACTTTTAGAAGTTACTTTTTTAGATGGCAATACTTACGAGTTTTTTGGCGTGAATAAAGCTTTATATATTAAACTTTGTCAATCTGATAAGATGACACGTTTTGCAAAACGAAATATTTTCAATTCGTTTACTTATAGAAAAATCAAGAAAAGCGAAGTAGAAGCTTAA